The sequence CTGCCATTAAAACAGTTGCAGGCCGATCAGGCGGCACTGGTACTGGGAGGGGATGGCTGGAGTTTGGCCCAGGGCGGCAAAGGAGCTCCGGGGCCGGTACGGGTAGATTTCGCGAGTGGCGCGGCAGATCATCGTCGCCGCTTTGGTGGGGGCAAGAGCCAATCTATTATTCGTGCGCTCGGGTTAAAGGGTAGCTATCGTCCCAACATACTGGATGCGACCGCAGGGCTTGGACGTGATGCTTTTGTGTTTGCAACTCAGGGTTGTGAGGTTACTTTATTGGAGCGTTCTGCCGTAGTTCATACCTTGTTAACAGATGGCATGAATCGTGGACGCTTATACCCGGAGTCGGCCGAAATACTTCAACGTATGCACCTTTTTCACGCGAGTGCGTTTGATTTTCTACAGCAGGCCTCCGTTGATCAACGTCACTGGGATGTTGTCTATCTTGACCCAATGTTTCCTCACCGAAGCAAATCGGCTTTGGTTAAAAAAGAGATGCGGGTATTTCGAGAATTGTTAGGGGATGATCTAGACGCCGATGATCTGCTGTCCGCGGCTTGGGATGTTGCGACCTATCGGGTCGTGGTAAAACGGCCTCGACAAGCGTCCTGGTTAGGTGAGCGAAAGCCCGACTATAGCCTTGAAGGCAAGTCGGGCCGTTTCGATCTTTATGTAAGGGCAGCGCTACCAGCTACTACTGATTGCCCCGCGTGACCTGAGTAATACTATGGCGAACGTCTGCGGCGAGTACTCGGCGGGCGTTTTGGGTAACATCCAGAAGCAATTGGCTGCTCTTCAATGTGCCATCCTCCTGGTGTACTACCGCGTTTCGTTGTCGCATGGTGCTGATAAAGTTGCGGAACAATGCTTTATCAAAAAACTCCGGTGCATTGAGTCCATTGATGATAGACAGCCGCTGCGCCAAGTCATGACACTGATTTTCCAACTCTTCAGCGGTCATAGGGTGGTGATGGTTGCTGCTCAGCAGGCTGGCCACCACATAGAAGCGTTCCAGGGTTTGAGCGATCGCTTTACCCAACAGGTTTAAAACCACGAACTCTGTCGAACCACTGTCGGGGCGCTTGTAGGCTTCACCTTCGCAGATCAATAAGCCCTGTTCGGTCATGGCTTGTAACCAGCGGCGAATGATTTCTGGGATTTGCTGCTCATCGTAATGCAGGAACAATTCGGAGCTCAGGTAGGGGTACAAAATGGTGCCGAATTCGATCAGTTCAGCCTCGGACACCTCATGAGCATTAATAAAGTAGTTGGCCAACAAAGAAGGAATCGCAAACAGGTGCAAAATATTATTGCGATAGTAAGTCATCAAGACGGCATTATTACCTTCCAGATAGATGATATCTCCGAGGGAATCACTGCGCCGCTCTATCA is a genomic window of Aestuariirhabdus haliotis containing:
- a CDS encoding class I SAM-dependent methyltransferase; the encoded protein is MLELLVIALDPSLEIQANERATELGLNFVGTLPLKQLQADQAALVLGGDGWSLAQGGKGAPGPVRVDFASGAADHRRRFGGGKSQSIIRALGLKGSYRPNILDATAGLGRDAFVFATQGCEVTLLERSAVVHTLLTDGMNRGRLYPESAEILQRMHLFHASAFDFLQQASVDQRHWDVVYLDPMFPHRSKSALVKKEMRVFRELLGDDLDADDLLSAAWDVATYRVVVKRPRQASWLGERKPDYSLEGKSGRFDLYVRAALPATTDCPA